Proteins encoded within one genomic window of Amorphoplanes friuliensis DSM 7358:
- a CDS encoding tyrosine-type recombinase/integrase, with product MPSAFVHTRWFTSASRAWKPKTRNTYRSVLDRLVLAHLGAVPLAKLKPIVVANWVGALTDQVSASQVRQAYRLLSQIMTSAVDNDMIPVSPCRRIRLPRLPESHPEILTVAQVNQLAARCELGDHVLILLLAYGGLRIGEALPLRRRHLDVDGGTVLIAEAVTELPGGPVIDTPKDHHRRELPVPAFVVSLVSRLLATLPDDPEAFLFPGRQAHTTHRQQSYHGFRRRFTAAAAAADGLSDVTPHDLRATHATWVADSHGVMVAAHRLGHANASVTTRHYARAVDGRDAEVAKHLDKLGTEPAPRSGTQRARRPRKGSP from the coding sequence ATCCCGTCGGCCTTCGTCCACACGCGGTGGTTCACCTCGGCCAGCCGTGCGTGGAAACCCAAGACCCGCAACACCTACCGGTCGGTGCTGGACCGGCTCGTGCTGGCCCATCTCGGCGCGGTCCCGCTGGCGAAACTCAAGCCGATCGTAGTCGCGAACTGGGTCGGCGCCCTCACCGATCAAGTGAGCGCGTCTCAGGTCCGTCAGGCGTACCGGCTGCTGTCGCAGATCATGACCTCGGCGGTGGACAACGACATGATCCCAGTCAGCCCGTGCCGACGCATTCGGCTACCTCGGCTGCCGGAGTCGCATCCCGAGATCCTGACCGTCGCCCAGGTCAACCAGCTCGCCGCCCGCTGTGAGCTCGGCGACCATGTCCTCATCCTGCTGCTGGCCTACGGCGGGCTGCGGATCGGGGAGGCGCTACCGCTGCGCCGACGCCACCTCGACGTGGACGGCGGCACCGTGCTCATCGCGGAGGCGGTCACGGAACTTCCCGGCGGCCCGGTGATCGACACCCCGAAGGATCACCATCGGCGGGAGCTGCCCGTGCCGGCCTTCGTGGTGAGCCTGGTCAGCCGCCTGCTGGCCACCTTGCCCGACGACCCGGAGGCGTTCCTGTTCCCCGGCCGCCAGGCACACACCACTCACCGGCAGCAGAGCTACCACGGCTTCCGCCGACGCTTCACCGCCGCCGCCGCTGCGGCGGACGGGCTCAGTGACGTGACCCCGCATGACCTGCGGGCCACCCATGCGACCTGGGTCGCGGACTCCCACGGGGTCATGGTGGCCGCTCACCGGCTCGGTCACGCGAACGCGAGTGTGACCACCCGGCACTACGCCCGTGCGGTGGACGGCCGAGACGCCGAAGTGGCGAAACACCTGGACAAGCTGGGTACGGAACCAGCGCCACGATCGGGCACGCAACGGGCACGGAGGCCCCGGAAGGGGTCCCCATGA
- a CDS encoding YybH family protein, with protein MTDREKATRPEDLTRLFVERANAKDAEGLALLYEEDAVMAYPPGSRTVGRDAIRKLWEEALPHLPAFEPEEPLPTLISGDLALTSTPPKGGSGARAQVVRRQSDGTWLRVLDQPEFTGR; from the coding sequence ATGACCGATCGCGAGAAGGCCACCAGGCCCGAAGACCTCACCCGCCTGTTCGTCGAGCGCGCCAACGCCAAGGACGCCGAGGGTCTTGCGCTGCTCTACGAGGAGGACGCGGTGATGGCGTACCCGCCCGGGAGCCGGACCGTCGGCCGGGACGCCATCCGCAAGCTGTGGGAAGAGGCTCTGCCGCACCTGCCGGCGTTCGAGCCCGAGGAGCCGCTGCCGACCCTGATCAGCGGCGACCTCGCGCTCACCTCCACACCGCCCAAGGGCGGCTCCGGCGCCCGTGCCCAGGTGGTCCGGCGGCAGAGCGACGGCACCTGGTTGCGGGTTCTTGATCAGCCTGAGTTCACAGGCAGGTGA
- a CDS encoding helix-turn-helix transcriptional regulator: MTVDVVAAEGVPVVTSSVPIGAALPSLVRWGLSSDADLVFRTLATFGPRPRRVLSSELGLPVRRTDQALAELHECDAVVSTDDSRAAARIWTARRPAEVVTALRTRRLQIVNAEARERSHHAVLRALRATPVGRDLPLVTAPGTPGTCADGVRYLSSRDRARTRLAEVLGSDIRDFLTMSNDQAIDAESARAAAPLDLALLARGVRVRVLALPPADGDPLDVSGHLVNGTSFQRRESPGVPLKLVIVDHRISLFPADPANLERGYLEVSRPSVVQALIRLFERQWDGAAAHLALPAIRLSEREQKLITLLAAGHTDQSAAQHLRISARSVTGILRALMDRLGVENRFQLGLALGALRVAAPPSLALPDQES; this comes from the coding sequence ATGACGGTCGACGTCGTGGCGGCGGAGGGAGTACCGGTGGTGACCAGTTCCGTTCCGATCGGCGCTGCCCTGCCCTCACTCGTGCGCTGGGGACTGTCCAGCGATGCGGACCTCGTCTTCCGCACCCTCGCCACGTTCGGTCCGCGTCCTCGGCGGGTGCTGTCGAGCGAGCTCGGGCTTCCGGTCCGGCGTACCGATCAGGCCCTGGCCGAGCTGCACGAGTGCGACGCGGTCGTGTCCACCGACGACAGTCGTGCCGCGGCGCGGATCTGGACCGCCCGCCGCCCGGCCGAGGTGGTCACCGCGCTGCGGACCCGCCGGCTCCAGATCGTGAACGCAGAAGCTCGCGAGCGGTCGCACCACGCCGTGCTGCGGGCCCTGCGGGCAACACCGGTCGGCCGGGACCTGCCCCTGGTCACGGCGCCGGGCACGCCGGGCACCTGCGCGGACGGCGTTCGCTATCTGTCCAGCCGCGACCGGGCCCGGACGCGTCTGGCCGAGGTGCTGGGCTCGGACATCCGCGACTTCCTGACGATGAGCAACGACCAGGCGATCGACGCGGAGTCCGCACGGGCCGCCGCCCCGCTCGACCTGGCCCTGCTCGCCCGTGGTGTCCGCGTGCGCGTGCTGGCCCTGCCACCGGCCGACGGCGACCCGCTCGACGTCAGCGGACACCTGGTCAACGGCACCTCCTTCCAGCGGCGCGAGTCACCCGGCGTGCCGCTGAAGCTGGTCATCGTCGACCATCGGATCTCGCTCTTCCCGGCCGACCCCGCCAACCTCGAACGTGGATATCTCGAGGTCAGCCGGCCTTCAGTCGTGCAGGCGCTGATCAGGCTCTTCGAACGGCAGTGGGACGGCGCCGCCGCACACCTCGCACTCCCGGCCATCCGGCTCTCGGAGCGCGAACAGAAGCTGATCACCCTGCTGGCGGCCGGGCACACCGACCAGAGCGCCGCCCAGCACCTGCGGATCAGCGCCCGATCGGTCACCGGCATCCTGCGGGCGCTGATGGACCGCCTCGGCGTGGAGAACCGCTTCCAGCTCGGCCTCGCCCTCGGCGCCCTCCGGGTCGCCGCCCCTCCCTCACTCGCCCTGCCCGACCAGGAGTCCTGA
- a CDS encoding helix-turn-helix domain-containing protein has product MPKITLTDRERELVALLAQGHTDVSAAEQLGISARSVTYVLRSLMDRLGVENRFQLGLALGFLRKAHVPPVEDRGDNR; this is encoded by the coding sequence TTGCCGAAGATCACGCTGACCGACCGCGAGCGCGAGCTGGTGGCGCTGCTGGCGCAGGGTCACACCGACGTGAGCGCGGCGGAGCAGCTCGGCATCAGCGCGCGGTCGGTGACCTACGTCCTGCGCAGTCTGATGGACCGCCTCGGCGTGGAGAACCGCTTCCAGCTCGGCCTCGCCCTCGGATTTCTCCGCAAGGCCCACGTCCCACCGGTCGAGGACAGGGGTGACAATCGATGA
- a CDS encoding STAS domain-containing protein → MTVARLEFAGATGTTRLEVAVCGTVIQLTGDLDMATAPDLDRLIAGLLGDTPTVLVLDLHRLDFLGAAGITCLLGIRDRLAARHGLLVLRELPAQVRRVLEITQLLDEFDVGGSARSVHY, encoded by the coding sequence ATGACCGTCGCGCGGTTGGAGTTTGCCGGTGCGACGGGGACGACACGCCTGGAAGTGGCGGTCTGCGGCACGGTGATCCAGTTGACCGGTGACCTCGACATGGCCACCGCTCCCGATCTTGACCGGCTCATCGCCGGCCTGCTCGGAGACACCCCCACGGTGCTGGTCCTGGACCTGCATCGTCTCGATTTCCTCGGCGCCGCGGGCATCACCTGCCTGCTCGGCATCCGCGACCGCCTCGCCGCCCGGCACGGCCTGCTGGTGCTGCGCGAGCTGCCTGCCCAGGTCAGGCGCGTTCTGGAGATCACCCAGCTGCTCGACGAGTTCGACGTCGGCGGAAGTGCACGCTCGGTGCACTACTGA
- a CDS encoding ATP-binding protein — protein sequence MSHSSSAPELPDGSRNAVLGDLPSAGTACGIGRRFVAAQLRGWQVDESIVEVAVLITSELVANAVNHAPPPGHLQVSLDGRRVRIEVTDASPLPPEIVSPGALATGGRGLLLIGRLASGWGWEPQAPGKVVWCEVILPA from the coding sequence TTGTCACACTCTTCCTCAGCACCTGAGCTGCCCGACGGCAGCCGGAACGCCGTGCTCGGCGACCTGCCGTCCGCCGGCACCGCGTGCGGCATCGGGCGCCGTTTTGTCGCGGCCCAGCTGCGAGGGTGGCAGGTGGACGAGTCGATCGTCGAGGTCGCGGTGCTCATCACCAGCGAACTCGTGGCGAACGCCGTCAACCACGCCCCACCGCCCGGTCACCTGCAGGTGAGCCTCGACGGCCGCCGGGTCCGGATCGAGGTCACCGACGCGAGCCCGCTGCCACCGGAGATCGTCTCGCCGGGTGCCCTGGCCACCGGCGGCCGAGGGCTGCTGCTCATCGGCCGGCTCGCGTCCGGCTGGGGCTGGGAGCCGCAAGCCCCGGGAAAGGTGGTCTGGTGTGAGGTGATTCTCCCGGCCTGA
- a CDS encoding quinone oxidoreductase family protein, translating to MRAALLHACGAPPALGDRAAPVPGDDEILVRVTAASITPLDLLCASGTSYFGEPDTPYVPGVQGVGVREDGTAVWFPTSAGMRPGDGSLAEFAAVRAADTVELPEGADHRLVAALGLSAVAAHLALTWRGELQPGEQVLVLGAGGVVGQAAVQLALLAGARRVVAVARSERAQQRAARAGAAVVVPLEEGAEIAHLAARMRAAADGPVDLVLDPLFGVPAAAALRALRPGGRLVNLGSAAGEIAPLDSATLRSGSLRILGYTNNELTPQLRADTLTLIASHAAAGRLTVDFETVRLHDITTAWHRTDCRIVVVP from the coding sequence ATGCGGGCCGCGCTGCTGCACGCCTGCGGCGCTCCGCCGGCCCTCGGTGACCGCGCGGCGCCCGTGCCGGGAGACGACGAGATTCTGGTACGCGTCACCGCCGCGTCCATCACCCCGCTGGATCTGCTCTGCGCGTCCGGCACGTCGTACTTCGGCGAACCCGACACCCCGTACGTCCCGGGTGTGCAGGGTGTCGGCGTCCGCGAGGACGGCACCGCGGTGTGGTTCCCGACCAGTGCGGGCATGCGGCCGGGCGACGGCAGTCTGGCGGAGTTCGCGGCGGTGCGCGCCGCCGACACCGTCGAGCTGCCCGAGGGCGCCGATCACCGGCTGGTGGCGGCGCTCGGGCTCTCCGCGGTGGCCGCGCACCTGGCGCTGACCTGGCGCGGCGAGCTCCAACCGGGCGAGCAGGTGCTCGTGCTCGGCGCCGGCGGCGTGGTCGGGCAGGCGGCCGTGCAGCTCGCCCTGCTCGCGGGTGCCCGGAGGGTCGTGGCGGTCGCGCGTTCCGAACGGGCACAACAGCGCGCGGCTCGGGCGGGCGCTGCTGTGGTCGTACCTCTGGAGGAAGGTGCGGAGATCGCGCACCTGGCGGCCAGGATGCGAGCGGCAGCCGACGGGCCGGTCGATCTTGTTCTTGATCCGCTTTTCGGGGTGCCGGCGGCGGCCGCGTTGCGGGCGCTGCGTCCCGGTGGCCGGCTGGTCAATCTCGGCAGCGCGGCGGGCGAGATTGCGCCGCTGGACTCGGCGACGCTGCGCAGCGGTTCACTGCGGATCCTCGGGTACACCAACAACGAGCTGACCCCGCAGCTCCGCGCCGACACACTCACCCTGATCGCCTCGCATGCGGCAGCCGGCCGGCTCACGGTCGACTTCGAGACGGTACGCCTGCACGACATCACCACCGCCTGGCACCGCACCGACTGCCGCATCGTGGTGGTCCCGTGA
- a CDS encoding ring-cleavage dioxygenase, translated as MATVVAVIASTHHPFYYRASTATGEDRPPFADEWVRKITAFRETLTAARPDVLVMVGSDHFHQLWLDNMPQFLVGKAPFYDANWYNEEREFGLPKMLLKGNEDLSAHILRAGLDEGFDLAFSNELRIDHSITCPIITLRPEADLPIVPIYTNIFAPPLPQPKRFVQLGQTIRQVIESWPSHLRVAVIGTGHLSLELGGPRQFGPHGPDPEFDQKAVEWIATGDLERCLHEVTLDSLHSPGNATHGFMDFMLMMGVAGAGRKADYVDSLDLFHTMEAYFTWYPNGVDA; from the coding sequence ATGGCCACCGTCGTCGCGGTGATCGCCTCCACGCACCATCCCTTCTACTACCGGGCCAGCACCGCGACCGGCGAGGACCGTCCCCCGTTCGCCGACGAGTGGGTCCGCAAGATCACCGCCTTCCGCGAGACGCTGACCGCGGCCCGCCCGGACGTGCTGGTGATGGTCGGCTCCGACCACTTCCACCAGCTGTGGCTGGACAACATGCCGCAGTTCCTCGTCGGCAAGGCGCCGTTCTACGACGCCAACTGGTACAACGAGGAGCGCGAGTTCGGTCTGCCGAAGATGCTGCTCAAGGGCAACGAGGACCTGTCCGCGCACATCCTGCGGGCCGGTCTCGACGAAGGTTTCGACCTGGCGTTCAGCAACGAGCTGCGCATCGACCACAGCATCACCTGCCCGATCATCACGCTGCGGCCCGAGGCGGACCTGCCGATCGTGCCGATCTACACCAACATCTTCGCGCCGCCGCTGCCGCAGCCGAAGCGCTTCGTCCAGCTCGGACAGACGATCCGGCAGGTCATCGAGTCGTGGCCGAGCCACCTGCGGGTGGCGGTCATCGGCACCGGGCACCTGTCGCTCGAGCTCGGCGGGCCACGGCAGTTCGGCCCGCACGGGCCGGACCCGGAGTTCGACCAGAAGGCCGTCGAGTGGATCGCCACCGGTGACCTCGAGCGCTGCCTGCACGAGGTGACGCTGGACAGCCTGCACTCCCCCGGCAACGCCACCCACGGCTTCATGGACTTCATGCTGATGATGGGTGTCGCCGGCGCCGGGCGTAAGGCCGACTACGTGGACAGCCTCGACCTGTTCCACACCATGGAGGCCTACTTCACCTGGTACCCGAACGGGGTGGACGCGTGA
- a CDS encoding citryl-CoA lyase produces MADEGLRFPTAIGTSDEHQIRLLGQDLAADLMGKVGFGELAYWLVAGRRPTPGEVRVFETVLVALADHGFTPTAIAARLTYLSAPESLQGALAAGLLGGGSRFLGVTEDCGRFLAEVLKNGVPTDDAGFDALALEAVTKARAEKKFVPGLGHPVHKQQDPRTPVLIRIADEEGLRGPHLRLFEAIGRVHPQVLNRTLPLNGAGVCGAALADLGLPVDLLRGFALLARAAGLLGHLAEERRNPIGMDVYLTVDRNAVYEN; encoded by the coding sequence GTGGCTGACGAAGGACTGAGGTTCCCGACCGCGATCGGTACGTCGGACGAGCACCAGATCCGCCTGCTGGGCCAGGATCTCGCCGCCGATCTGATGGGCAAGGTCGGCTTCGGTGAGCTGGCGTACTGGCTGGTCGCCGGGCGCCGCCCCACCCCGGGTGAGGTCCGCGTCTTCGAGACCGTGCTGGTGGCGCTGGCCGATCACGGCTTCACGCCGACGGCGATCGCGGCCCGGCTGACCTACCTGAGCGCACCGGAGTCGCTGCAGGGCGCGCTGGCCGCCGGCCTGCTCGGCGGTGGCTCACGCTTTCTCGGCGTGACCGAGGACTGTGGACGGTTCCTGGCCGAGGTTCTCAAGAACGGCGTGCCGACGGACGACGCCGGTTTCGACGCCCTCGCGCTGGAAGCGGTGACCAAGGCCCGCGCCGAGAAGAAGTTCGTGCCGGGGCTCGGGCATCCCGTGCACAAGCAGCAGGATCCCCGGACGCCGGTGCTCATCCGCATCGCCGACGAGGAGGGCCTGCGCGGCCCGCACCTGCGCCTCTTCGAGGCCATCGGCCGCGTCCACCCGCAGGTCCTCAACCGCACGCTGCCGCTGAACGGCGCCGGTGTCTGCGGTGCCGCCCTGGCCGATCTGGGCCTGCCCGTTGATCTGCTGCGCGGATTTGCGCTGCTCGCCCGGGCCGCCGGCCTTCTCGGGCACCTCGCCGAGGAGCGGCGCAACCCGATCGGCATGGACGTCTACCTGACCGTCGACCGTAACGCCGTCTACGAGAACTAG